The following coding sequences are from one Leptolyngbyaceae cyanobacterium window:
- a CDS encoding DUF502 domain-containing protein, producing the protein MIERLKQDLKNDLIAGLLVVIPLATTIWLTITIATWVIEFLTSVPKQLNPFDDLHPILVNLLNLAVGLAVPLFFILLIGLMARNIAGRWLLEVGERLLQAIPLAGAVYKTLKQLLETLLKDSNGKFRRVVLVEYPRRGIWAIAFVTGTLSAQMQAHLSNSSMLSVFIPTTPNPTTGWYAIVPEEEVVDLAMSVEDAFKVIVSGGIVSPNPLTPLSSSSLPRLQERKLEQPMLEER; encoded by the coding sequence GTGATCGAACGCTTAAAGCAGGACTTAAAAAATGACCTGATCGCAGGTTTACTGGTAGTAATTCCTTTGGCTACCACCATTTGGCTGACGATTACGATCGCGACTTGGGTGATCGAGTTTCTCACTAGCGTTCCCAAGCAACTCAATCCGTTCGATGACCTGCATCCTATCCTAGTCAACTTGCTGAATTTAGCAGTGGGGCTAGCTGTCCCGCTGTTTTTTATTCTGCTAATTGGCTTGATGGCACGCAATATCGCGGGGCGATGGTTATTAGAAGTAGGCGAACGCCTCCTGCAAGCCATTCCTTTAGCAGGTGCAGTTTACAAAACTCTCAAACAACTTCTAGAAACCCTGCTCAAGGATTCTAATGGAAAATTTCGGCGCGTGGTATTAGTAGAGTATCCGCGTCGGGGCATCTGGGCGATCGCTTTCGTGACGGGAACCTTAAGCGCTCAGATGCAGGCGCATCTGTCTAACTCTTCCATGTTGAGCGTGTTCATCCCGACAACTCCAAACCCCACCACGGGTTGGTATGCGATCGTACCAGAAGAGGAAGTTGTAGACCTCGCGATGTCTGTAGAAGATGCCTTCAAAGTAATAGTTTCTGGTGGCATCGTCAGCCCTAATCCCTTAACTCCCTTATCATCATCTTCTCTACCGCGCTTACAAGAGCGAAAGCTCGAACAGCCTATGCTTGAGGAAAGATGA
- the nusB gene encoding transcription antitermination factor NusB — protein sequence MQSRRIARELALLSLSQLPGNPEKLSSQQLNDILVAAIRTLTTEVQDALETASAELQRSTDRLLSSEIRAVDVQSAKAMVSEAIELAQTAINRVGASVELPEFIQLSNQVEVREYALQIIRTVNVKRSDVDRLLTQAMVDWQLNRLARIDRDILRIAVCEIMFLGIPERVSINEAVELAKRYSGEEGHRFINGVLRRVSDQLKAESPLG from the coding sequence ATGCAATCCCGTCGAATTGCTCGTGAATTGGCTCTCCTAAGCCTTTCACAGCTACCTGGCAATCCAGAAAAACTTTCCTCTCAGCAATTAAACGATATTTTAGTTGCCGCGATTCGGACTCTGACTACAGAAGTTCAAGATGCTTTAGAAACTGCATCTGCCGAATTACAACGCAGTACCGATCGCCTATTGAGTAGCGAAATTCGCGCCGTCGATGTCCAAAGCGCCAAAGCAATGGTCAGCGAAGCGATCGAACTGGCTCAAACAGCGATCAACCGAGTTGGTGCTTCTGTGGAATTACCGGAATTTATTCAACTCTCCAATCAAGTAGAGGTACGGGAATACGCACTACAAATTATTCGTACCGTCAATGTCAAGCGATCGGACGTAGATCGACTATTGACCCAAGCAATGGTAGATTGGCAATTAAATCGCCTAGCTCGGATCGATCGCGATATTCTGCGAATCGCAGTCTGCGAAATCATGTTTTTAGGGATTCCCGAACGAGTATCGATTAACGAAGCAGTAGAGCTAGCAAAACGGTACAGTGGAGAAGAAGGGCATCGATTCATTAATGGGGTTTTGCGTCGAGTCAGCGACCAACTCAAAGCTGAATCTCCTCTCGGTTAA